One window of the Oncorhynchus clarkii lewisi isolate Uvic-CL-2024 chromosome 19, UVic_Ocla_1.0, whole genome shotgun sequence genome contains the following:
- the LOC139374621 gene encoding LOW QUALITY PROTEIN: neuronal acetylcholine receptor subunit alpha-3-like (The sequence of the model RefSeq protein was modified relative to this genomic sequence to represent the inferred CDS: substituted 1 base at 1 genomic stop codon), whose protein sequence is MNQAARGTFLLLVFVLIMQDCFSSKGEDRLFRRLFRRYNQFIRPVENVSDPVTVEFEVSMSQLVKVDEVNQIMETNLWLRHIWNDYKLSWAPVEFDGIEFIRVPSNKIWRPDIVLYNNAVGDFLVEDKTKALLKFDGTVTWVPPAIFKSSCPMDITYFPFDYQNCSMKFGSWTYDKAKIDLVLIGSKVNLKDFWESGEWEIIDAPGYKHDIKYNCCEEIYPDITYSFYIRRLPLFYTINLIIPCLLISFLTVLVFYLPSDCGEKVTLCISVLLSLTVFLLVITETIPSTSLVIPLIGEYLLFTMIFVTLSIVITVFVLNVHYRTPMTHTMPGWVRSVFLRVLPRVMLMRRPIDQDGKALCSDSGEERGAGGGGGGGGKGGKKRKNSLTVGXGNCLEFGDNKLTEGGCGERGGKKCPCPCQHGKETLETTDPGKLSRQLSPQSINTVVAFSVLSPEIKQAIESVKYIAENMRSRNKAKEVEDDWKYVAMVIDRIFLWVFVTVCILGTLGLFLQPVIGFLS, encoded by the exons aCTGCTTCTCCTCTAAAGGGGAGGACAGGTTGTTCAGGAGGCTGTTCCGGAGGTACAACCAGTTTATCAGGCCAGTGGAGAACGTCTCAGACCCCGTCACCGTGGAGTTTGAGGTTTCCATGTCACAGCTCGTAAAAGTg GATGAAGTGAATCAGATCATGGAGACAAATCTGTGGCTGAGACac ATCTGGAACGACTACAAACTAAGCTGGGCCCCAGTAGAGTTTGATGGGATTGAGTTCATCAGAGTTCCATCCAACAAGATCTGGAGACCTGACATAGTGCTTTATAACAA tGCTGTGGGAGACTTCCTGGTTGAAGATAAGACCAAAGCTCTGTTGAAGTTTGACGGTACAGTCACCTGGGTTCCCCCTGCAATCTTTAAGTCCTCCTGCCCCATGGACATCACCTACTTCCCCTTTGACTACCAGAACTGCTCCATGAAGTTTGGCTCCTGGACCTACGACAAGGCCAAGATCGACCTGGTGCTCATTGGGTCAAAG GTCAACCTCAAAGACTTCTGGGAGAGCGGCGAGTGGGAGATCATCGATGCTCCGGGCTACAAGCACGACATCAAGTACAACTGTTGCGAGGAGATCTACCCAGACATCACCTACTCCTTCTACATCAGACGCCTGCCTCTCTTCTACACCATCAACCTCATCATcccctgtctcctcatctcttttTTAACAGTCCTGGTCTTCTACCTGCCCTCCGACTGCGGAGAGAAG GTGACCCTCTgtatctctgtcctcctctccctcactgtgTTCCTTCTGGTGATCACTGAGACCATCCCGTCcacctccctggtcatccccctCATCGGGGAGTACCTCCTCTTCACTATGATCTTCGTCACCCTCTCCATCGTCATCACCGTGTTCGTCTTGAACGTCCACTATCGTACACCAATGACCCACACCATGCCGGGCTGGGTCAGGTCCGTCTTCCTCAG GGTGCTACCCAGAGTCATGCTGATGAGACGGCCCATAGACCAGGACGGCAAGGCCCTCTGTTCAGACagcggggaggagagaggagcaggaggaggaggaggtggaggagggaaaggaggaaagaagaggaagaatagTCTGAcggtgggttg AGGGAACTGCTTGGAGTTCGGAGACAACAAACTGActgagggaggatgtggagaaagagggggaaagaagtGCCCTTGCCCCTGCCAACATGGGAAGGAGACCCTAGAGACAACAGATCCGGGGAAACTGAGCCGCCAGCTGAGTCCTCAGAGCATCAACACGGTGGTGGCCTTCTCCGTCCTGTCCCCGGAGATTAAACAGGCCATCGAGAGCGTCAAGTACATCGCCGAGAACATGAGGAGCCGCAACAAGGCCAAAGAG GTGGAGGATGATTGGAAGTACGTTGCCATGGTGATAGACAGAATCTTCCTGTGGGTGTTTGTGACAGTGTGCATCCTCGGAACCCTCGGCCTCTTCCTGCAGCCTGTCATTGGCTTCCTGTCATAA